From a region of the Geothrix sp. 21YS21S-2 genome:
- a CDS encoding glutamate-5-semialdehyde dehydrogenase — translation MTTVRDKARRARAASNLLGAASVQARNGALRRAAADLRAAGPALLAANALDLDAARALLAAGGLDASAFQRLKLDAAKVEEMALGLEAVAGLKDPLGRVDLRRLLDEGLLLERVSVPLGVLAVIFESRPDAAVQIGALAIKSGNAALLKGGSEAAASVGALVGLLRGALEAGGLPADALQLLQGRADVDELLALDADVDLVIPRGSSALVRSIKARTRIPVLGHAEGICHLFIDAAADPAMAVALARDGKLQYPAACNAVETVLVHRACAPGILPLLARSLPEAELRGCPRCLALVPDLLPATEADWDAEYGAPVLALRIVDDLDAALAHIRAHGSGHTEAIVTEDPEAAERFLREVDAAGVYHNASTRFADGYRYGFGAEVGISTSRIHARGPVGIEGLVTVKYLLRGSGQVVADYAGPGARPFRHEDLFSPGG, via the coding sequence ATGACCACCGTGCGCGACAAGGCCCGGCGGGCCCGGGCCGCCTCGAACCTCCTGGGCGCCGCCTCCGTCCAGGCCCGCAACGGGGCGCTGCGGCGCGCCGCCGCGGACCTGCGGGCGGCGGGTCCCGCCCTCCTCGCGGCCAACGCCCTGGACCTGGATGCGGCCCGCGCCCTCCTGGCCGCGGGCGGACTGGACGCCTCGGCCTTCCAGCGCCTGAAGCTGGACGCCGCCAAGGTGGAGGAGATGGCCCTGGGACTGGAGGCCGTGGCCGGGCTCAAGGACCCCCTGGGGCGCGTGGACCTGCGCAGGCTCCTGGACGAGGGCCTCCTCCTGGAGCGCGTGAGCGTGCCTCTCGGCGTGCTGGCGGTGATCTTCGAGAGCCGGCCCGACGCCGCCGTGCAGATCGGCGCCCTGGCCATCAAGAGCGGCAACGCCGCCCTCCTCAAGGGGGGAAGCGAGGCCGCCGCGTCGGTGGGCGCGCTGGTGGGGCTCCTGCGCGGGGCCCTGGAGGCCGGGGGCCTTCCCGCCGACGCCCTGCAGCTCCTCCAGGGCCGGGCCGACGTGGACGAACTCCTGGCGCTGGACGCGGACGTGGACCTGGTCATCCCCCGGGGGTCGTCCGCCCTGGTGCGCTCCATCAAGGCGCGCACCCGCATCCCCGTGCTGGGCCACGCCGAGGGCATCTGCCACCTCTTCATCGACGCCGCCGCGGACCCCGCCATGGCCGTGGCCCTGGCCCGGGACGGCAAGCTCCAGTACCCCGCCGCCTGCAACGCCGTCGAGACGGTGCTGGTGCACCGGGCCTGCGCCCCCGGCATCCTGCCCCTCCTGGCCCGCAGCCTGCCGGAGGCCGAGCTGCGCGGGTGCCCGCGCTGCCTCGCCCTCGTTCCGGACCTGCTCCCCGCCACCGAAGCGGACTGGGACGCGGAGTACGGCGCGCCCGTCCTCGCCCTGCGGATCGTGGACGATCTGGACGCCGCCCTGGCCCACATCCGCGCCCACGGCAGCGGCCACACCGAGGCCATCGTCACGGAGGACCCGGAGGCGGCCGAGCGTTTCCTGCGCGAAGTGGACGCCGCAGGCGTCTACCACAACGCCTCCACCCGCTTCGCGGACGGCTACCGCTACGGGTTCGGCGCCGAGGTGGGCATCAGCACCTCCCGCATCCACGCCCGGGGCCCGGTGGGCATCGAGGGCCTGGTCACCGTGAAGTACCTCCTGCGCGGCAGCGGCCAGGTCGTGGCGGACTACGCGGGGCCCGGCGCCAGGCCCTTCCGCCACGAGGACCTCTTCAGTCCAGGGGGATGA
- a CDS encoding DUF4339 domain-containing protein, which produces MAWYYSTGGQDRTGPVAWADIEAAYRSGVIGPTSLLWASHLAGWVPAATLLDAPAPPPIPEAAPSPAPGARAAFHCGLWSLLSMFLCFPVALGLGVAAIVQNQKAQRLARENPGAYLKPGSGGLVMAIIALAILPLLAVLGIASAIAIPAFLGQRDRARDKGAVANLNSGLYALAGECDLLKGRSPQEVKAGLEAALRRDASRNPWSPQGPAFTYAVEVVGGQDGDGFKEAARAAGGALGECAYVVQLPAERQPGMLGGAVRLKHPVAGSTWYVKVIPLD; this is translated from the coding sequence GTGGCATGGTACTACTCGACCGGAGGGCAGGACAGGACGGGCCCGGTGGCCTGGGCGGACATCGAGGCCGCCTACCGCAGCGGCGTCATCGGCCCCACAAGCCTGCTGTGGGCCTCCCATCTCGCGGGCTGGGTCCCGGCGGCGACCCTCCTCGACGCCCCGGCGCCGCCGCCCATCCCCGAAGCCGCCCCGTCCCCCGCGCCGGGGGCCCGGGCCGCGTTCCACTGCGGCCTGTGGTCCCTGCTCAGCATGTTCCTCTGCTTTCCCGTGGCCCTCGGCCTGGGCGTCGCGGCCATCGTCCAGAACCAGAAGGCCCAGCGCCTGGCGCGGGAGAACCCCGGCGCCTACCTGAAGCCGGGCAGCGGCGGGCTGGTGATGGCCATCATCGCCCTGGCCATCCTCCCCCTCCTGGCGGTCCTCGGCATCGCCAGCGCCATCGCCATCCCGGCCTTCCTCGGCCAGCGGGACCGGGCCCGGGACAAGGGCGCCGTCGCCAACCTGAATTCCGGACTGTACGCCCTCGCGGGCGAGTGCGACCTGCTCAAGGGCCGCTCTCCCCAGGAGGTCAAGGCCGGCCTGGAGGCCGCCCTGCGCAGGGACGCCTCCCGGAACCCCTGGAGCCCCCAGGGGCCCGCATTCACCTACGCCGTCGAGGTGGTGGGCGGCCAGGACGGGGACGGCTTCAAGGAGGCCGCCCGGGCCGCGGGCGGCGCCCTGGGGGAATGCGCCTACGTCGTGCAGCTCCCCGCGGAGCGCCAGCCCGGCATGCTGGGCGGCGCGGTGCGCCTGAAGCACCCGGTCGCGGGCTCCACCTGGTACGTGAAGGTCATCCCCCTGGACTGA
- a CDS encoding outer membrane beta-barrel protein produces MRKTMIALACAATLAGADLRVQLQVSSPQGGLRDVAGGRLGYGLGVHTEIALVNGDTLRPRADLSFFPVLKLAGIENRYSSLGLGCDYLHHLPGRLDSFYLVGGASVLRWSTQTVGMGSGDTTRLGLSLGAGVRVTASLGWEGRYSYSPLSQDIKARTLGMGFTYRF; encoded by the coding sequence ATGCGCAAGACGATGATCGCACTGGCCTGCGCCGCCACCCTGGCGGGAGCGGACCTGAGGGTGCAGCTCCAGGTGAGCTCACCCCAGGGCGGACTCAGGGACGTGGCCGGAGGACGGCTGGGCTACGGCCTGGGCGTCCACACGGAGATCGCCCTGGTCAACGGCGACACCCTGCGGCCCCGGGCCGACCTGAGCTTCTTCCCGGTGCTCAAGCTGGCGGGAATCGAGAACAGATACTCCAGCCTGGGCCTGGGCTGCGACTACCTCCACCACCTCCCGGGGCGCCTGGATTCGTTCTACCTGGTGGGCGGGGCCTCCGTCCTGCGCTGGTCGACGCAGACCGTGGGCATGGGCTCCGGGGACACCACCCGGCTGGGCCTGTCCCTGGGCGCGGGCGTGCGCGTCACCGCCTCGCTCGGGTGGGAGGGCCGGTACAGCTACTCCCCGCTCAGCCAGGACATCAAGGCGCGCACGCTTGGCATGGGCTTCACGTACCGGTTCTAG
- a CDS encoding MFS transporter — MSSVRPAPGFRVTAVIIASALFMEQLDATVLTTALPAMARSFGVPPLHMSAALTSYLLALAMFIPASGWFADRFGARRMFRAAIAVFTLGSMLCGQAPNLPFLVAARLLQGLGGAMMVPVGRLVLLRTVAREDLVAAMAWFTVPALLGPVVGPPLGGFLVTFASWRWIFYLNVPIGILGISLVTRYIRDVRDEPPGPFDLGGFLLSCVALSCLMFGLEAGSRGGGTALPGTAAALAAGVLAGAAYLRHAAGASHPILDVSLMRVRTFGISVVGGSLTRITSGALPFLLPLMLQLGFGLSAARSGLITFCTAAGSILMKMVTPRILRRFGFRATLTWNAMIASSFLAVCATFRPGWPVLCINAVLLAGGFFQSLQFTALNTVAYADIPQARMSAATSFYSTFQQLMLSMGICIASAALALSIRVSGHAGPQLSDFSAAFLAVTALSFLAAPVCARLPADAGAGMTGHRPREAGVGEMSRGASRA; from the coding sequence ATGTCGTCGGTTCGGCCCGCTCCCGGCTTCCGGGTCACCGCGGTCATCATCGCCAGCGCGCTCTTCATGGAGCAGCTGGACGCCACGGTGCTCACCACGGCCCTTCCGGCCATGGCGCGGAGCTTCGGCGTGCCGCCCCTGCACATGAGCGCGGCCCTCACATCGTACCTGCTGGCCCTGGCCATGTTCATCCCCGCCAGCGGCTGGTTCGCGGACCGCTTCGGGGCGCGGCGGATGTTCCGGGCGGCCATCGCCGTCTTCACCCTGGGCTCGATGCTCTGCGGCCAGGCCCCGAACCTCCCGTTCCTGGTGGCCGCGCGGCTCCTCCAGGGCCTCGGGGGGGCCATGATGGTCCCGGTGGGCCGGCTCGTGCTGCTGCGCACCGTGGCCCGGGAGGACCTGGTGGCGGCCATGGCCTGGTTCACGGTCCCGGCCCTGCTGGGGCCCGTGGTGGGCCCGCCCCTGGGGGGGTTCCTCGTCACCTTCGCGTCCTGGCGCTGGATCTTCTACCTCAACGTGCCCATCGGGATCCTCGGCATCTCCCTGGTCACGCGCTACATCCGGGACGTGCGCGACGAACCCCCGGGGCCCTTCGACCTGGGCGGGTTCCTGCTCTCCTGCGTCGCCCTCTCCTGCCTCATGTTCGGCCTGGAGGCGGGGAGCCGCGGCGGCGGCACGGCCCTGCCCGGAACGGCCGCCGCGCTGGCCGCGGGCGTGCTCGCGGGGGCGGCCTACCTGCGCCACGCGGCCGGAGCCTCCCACCCCATCCTGGACGTCTCCCTGATGCGGGTGCGCACCTTCGGCATCTCCGTCGTCGGCGGTTCCCTGACGCGCATCACCAGCGGGGCCCTGCCCTTCCTGCTGCCCCTGATGCTCCAGCTGGGCTTCGGCCTCTCCGCGGCCCGCAGCGGCCTCATCACCTTCTGCACAGCCGCGGGCTCCATCCTCATGAAGATGGTCACGCCGCGGATCCTGCGCCGCTTCGGCTTCCGGGCGACCCTCACCTGGAACGCCATGATCGCCTCATCCTTCCTGGCCGTGTGCGCCACCTTCCGCCCCGGCTGGCCCGTGCTCTGCATCAACGCGGTGCTCCTGGCGGGGGGGTTCTTCCAGTCGCTGCAGTTCACCGCGCTGAACACGGTGGCCTATGCCGACATCCCCCAGGCGCGCATGAGCGCGGCCACCAGCTTCTACTCCACCTTCCAGCAGCTGATGCTCTCCATGGGCATCTGCATCGCGTCGGCCGCGCTGGCCCTGTCCATCCGCGTCTCGGGCCACGCCGGTCCGCAGCTGTCGGACTTCTCCGCGGCGTTCCTGGCGGTGACCGCCCTCTCCTTCCTTGCGGCCCCCGTGTGCGCGCGCCTCCCGGCCGATGCCGGGGCCGGCATGACCGGGCACCGGCCGCGTGAAGCGGGTGTCGGGGAAATGTCGCGGGGCGCGTCCCGCGCCTGA
- a CDS encoding LysR family transcriptional regulator, whose product MKQINFELGELQAFLAVAETLNFMSAAEGLFLSQPALSRRIGKLEGALKARLFERTTRRVALTEAGAHFLVHAKTVVEELETAMRGLKEQQAQRNARVTVACVHSAIRPLSRILAAFAADHPEVRIRVLDEGAREVLAQVVSGAAEFGINFLGAQEPEIQFKAISEAPFVLVMRRDHPLASRGAVAWGDIAGERLIGVASGSGNRALLDNALARVPLRPAVFHEASHVAGALALVEAGLGIAALPEPALSQTGLVGVPLVKPSVTRTLGLISRKGRRLQPAADVLHRMVETGLKI is encoded by the coding sequence ATGAAACAGATCAATTTCGAACTCGGCGAGCTCCAGGCCTTCCTGGCGGTGGCGGAGACGCTGAACTTCATGTCCGCCGCGGAGGGCCTGTTCCTCTCCCAGCCGGCGCTGAGCCGGCGGATCGGGAAGCTGGAGGGGGCCCTGAAGGCCCGGTTGTTCGAGCGCACCACCCGCCGGGTGGCGCTCACCGAGGCCGGCGCCCACTTTCTCGTCCACGCCAAAACCGTAGTGGAGGAACTTGAGACCGCGATGCGGGGACTGAAGGAACAGCAGGCTCAGCGAAACGCCCGGGTGACGGTGGCCTGCGTCCACTCCGCGATCCGTCCGCTTTCCCGGATCCTGGCGGCCTTCGCGGCGGACCACCCGGAGGTGCGCATCCGGGTCCTGGACGAGGGCGCCCGGGAGGTGCTGGCCCAGGTGGTATCCGGCGCCGCGGAGTTCGGCATCAATTTCCTGGGGGCCCAGGAGCCGGAAATCCAGTTCAAGGCCATCTCCGAGGCGCCCTTCGTCCTCGTCATGCGCCGGGACCATCCGCTGGCCTCCCGCGGGGCCGTGGCGTGGGGCGACATCGCCGGAGAGCGCCTGATCGGGGTGGCCTCAGGCAGCGGCAACCGGGCCCTCCTGGACAATGCCCTGGCCCGGGTGCCCCTGCGTCCGGCGGTCTTCCACGAGGCCAGCCACGTGGCCGGGGCCCTGGCCCTGGTGGAGGCCGGGCTGGGCATCGCGGCCCTGCCGGAACCGGCCCTGTCGCAGACCGGCCTGGTGGGCGTGCCCCTGGTGAAACCGTCCGTCACGCGCACCCTGGGCCTGATCAGCCGCAAAGGCAGGCGGCTGCAGCCCGCCGCGGACGTTCTCCACCGGATGGTCGAGACGGGTCTAAAGATCTAG
- a CDS encoding substrate-binding domain-containing protein has protein sequence MFRFALLALLSLQLGAQALRIDGGAAPMENIFKPVRAAFEARAGLRLELQENGPEVALLALDKGEVDAAAAGLSPASWFELMASRGHKGIRQEAFVARRIGFDKINVFLHGDLVLFELDKAQLKALFTGKATNWKDVGGPDLKVVVILGEKMPGTNKIFQEQVMDGAAYASAVRWSGSTPEVIQALAATPGSIGLGPLSALKAEKLTSPSTPEVGRPITLLTKGAPGPGLAKLLAFVEGEGKALTSR, from the coding sequence ATGTTCCGCTTTGCCCTGCTCGCCTTGTTGTCCCTCCAGCTCGGCGCCCAGGCGCTGCGCATCGACGGCGGTGCCGCCCCCATGGAGAACATCTTCAAGCCCGTGCGCGCGGCCTTCGAAGCCCGCGCCGGCCTGCGCCTGGAGCTGCAGGAGAACGGCCCCGAAGTGGCCCTGCTGGCCCTGGACAAGGGCGAGGTGGACGCCGCGGCCGCCGGCCTCAGCCCGGCGTCCTGGTTCGAACTGATGGCCTCCCGGGGCCACAAGGGGATCCGGCAGGAGGCCTTCGTGGCCCGGCGCATCGGCTTCGACAAGATCAACGTCTTCCTCCATGGGGATCTGGTCCTCTTCGAACTGGACAAGGCCCAGCTCAAGGCGCTCTTCACCGGGAAGGCAACCAACTGGAAGGACGTGGGCGGGCCGGACCTCAAGGTGGTGGTGATCCTGGGGGAGAAGATGCCGGGGACCAACAAGATCTTCCAGGAGCAGGTGATGGATGGCGCTGCCTATGCATCTGCCGTCCGGTGGTCCGGCTCTACGCCCGAAGTCATCCAGGCCCTGGCCGCCACCCCGGGCTCCATCGGCCTGGGCCCCCTTTCGGCCCTCAAGGCCGAGAAGCTCACCAGCCCTTCCACGCCGGAGGTGGGGCGCCCCATCACCCTGCTCACCAAGGGCGCTCCCGGGCCGGGCCTCGCGAAGCTGCTGGCCTTCGTGGAAGGGGAGGGGAAGGCCCTCACCTCCCGGTAG